In one window of Camelina sativa cultivar DH55 chromosome 15, Cs, whole genome shotgun sequence DNA:
- the LOC104744219 gene encoding protein NRT1/ PTR FAMILY 5.9, translating into MDLEQKTRGLSKSCALLIVIAGMERYAFKGVASNLVTYLTDVVKMSNSRAAKTVNTWAGFTSMLPLFSAPLADTYWDRFFTILASSSVYFVGLVGLTWTAFAGSRSATKTISTCFLYSSLCLVSIGLGVLNPSLQAFGADQLDHDLDKNSELYSGDQKEAKATRKTQFFQWWYFGVCTGSLMGVTVMAYIQDTFGWVLGFAIPGIAMFLLILLFLSGCGIYVYSSGDGLKMKKTTTPFEKILKFVQGRVVKTKKHIYTLADEKDLDAMELELQERPLCNCDDSTETEDVEAASTTTKGLGEEESLKTVFSGIDNVKLVIRLLPIWTMLLMFAVIFQLPATFFTKQGMTMKRNIGTNFRIPPATLQSTITLSIILLMPLYDKILIPITKRIKKNGKGISVMERMGVGMFLSIIAIVIAAIVERKRLDISQKMKTLPDYDPETVPLSIFWLLPQYILLGISDIFTVVGMQEFFYSEVPVRMRTMGFALYTSVFGVGSFVSAALISVVEAYSSSTGDCQNWFADDMSKARLDNYYWLLALTSTISFVVYIVLCKFFKSSSDQGDEKKESPK; encoded by the exons ATGGATTTAGAACAGAAGACAAGAGGACTTAGCAAGTCATGTGCTCTTCTCATAG TGATTGCGGGAATGGAGAGATATGCATTCAAAGGAGTTGCATCAAACTTAGTGACATATTTAACAGATGTAGTGAAGATGAGTAATTCAAGAGCAGCTAAAACAGTTAACACTTGGGCTGGTTTCACTTCTATGTTGCCTCTCTTCTCTGCTCCTTTGGCTGATACTTATTGGGACAGATTCTTCACTATcctcgcttcttcttctgtctacTTTGTG GGGCTAGTGGGATTGACATGGACAGCATTTGCTGGGTCACGTTCAGCTACTAAGACGATCTCTACGTGTTTTCTCTACTCTTCACTATGTCTTGTCTCAATCGGTTTAGGCGTCTTAAACCCTTCTCTTCAAGCCTTTGGTGCAGACCAGCTTGACCACGACCTTGATAAGAATTCCGAGCTTTACTCGGGTGATCAAAAGGAGGCTAAAGCTACCCGAAAGACTCAGTTTTTCCAATGGTGGTACTTTGGCGTCTGCACCGGAAGCCTTATGGGTGTCACAGTCATGGCTTATATTCAAGACACTTTTGGTTGGGTTCTCGGTTTTGCTATTCCCGGTATCGCAATGTTCCTACtgatcttgttgttcttgtcgGGTTGCGGAATCTATGTTTATTCTTCGGGTGATGGTCTGAAGATGAAAAAAACTACTACACCTTTTGAGAAGATCCTTAAATTCGTTCAAGGGAGAGTAGTGAAGACGAAGAAACACATATATACACTTGCAGATGAGAAAGATCTGGATGCCATGGAGCTTGA GCTACAAGAGAGGCCTCTCTGTAACTGTGATGACAGCACTGAGACCGAAGACGTTGAGGCTGCTTCAACGACCACCAAAGGATTGGGAGAAGAGGAGAGCTTGAAAACGGTTTTCTCTGGGATTGATAATGTGAAGTTAGTGATTCGCCTTTTGCCCATATGGACGATGCTTCTCATGTTTGCGGTCATCTTTCAGCTGCCAGCAACTTTTTTCACCAAACAAGGTATGACTATGAAGCGAAACATTGGGACCAACTTCAGAATCCCACCTGCAACCCTCCAAAGCACGATCACGTTATCCATCATCCTTCTTATGCCACTATACGATAAGATTTTGATACCTATTACCAAGAGAATCAAGAAAAACGGTAAAGGCATCTCTGTGATGGAGAGAATGGGAGTCGGAATGTTTCTATCCATCATCGCCATTGTTATTGCGGCAATAGTCGAAAGGAAAAGACTAGACATAAGCCAAAAGATGAAGACTTTACCTGATTATGATCCAGAAACCGTCCCACTGAGCATCTTCTGGCTACTCCCTCAGTATATACTCTTGGGAATCTCGGATATTTTCACAGTCGTTGGTATGCAAGAGTTTTTCTACAGCGAGGTTCCTGTTAGAATGAGAACAATGGGATTTGCACTCTACACAAGCGTTTTTGGTGTTGGAAGCTTTGTGAGCGCCGCGCTGATCTCAGTGGTCGAGGCTTACTCGAGCTCAACAGGCGACTGCCAAAACTGGTTTGCAGATGATATGTCGAAAGCTCGGCTTGACAATTACTACTGGCTACTTGCTCTTACAAGTACAATAAGCTTTGTGGTCTACATAGTTCTATGCAAGTTTTTCAAGAGTAGCAGTGATCAAGGcgatgaaaaaaaagaatcccCTAAATGA
- the LOC104744220 gene encoding uncharacterized protein LOC104744220: protein MGILSYAVAGGGFAVIGAWESLDSSNVDPNPSTDPSMAQISGSPPKSVGSSSSIPVALLSSLFIANSIFTFFSSIGSHDRVGSMIQLQILAVAVLFLVYAILTYLVNNSKNAVFVSLPSSITTLLLLFGFVEEFLMFYLQKKDVSGIENRYYDLMLVPIAICVFSTVFELKSDSKTHRFARLGRGIGLILQGTWFLQMGISFFTGLISNNCSFHGKSRGNFTIKCEGHGDYHRAKAIATLQFNCHLALMVVLATALFSVVANKKGYLREDHSKYKPLGAEMENLSTFTLDSDEEDEIREEGHVTKEAVLNGISSHD, encoded by the coding sequence ATGGGAATATTGAGTTACGCCGTCGCCGGCGGTGGATTTGCAGTAATCGGAGCTTGGGAGTCACTCGACTCATCAAACGTGGATCCGAATCCATCTACTGATCCATCGATGGCTCAGATCAGTGGTTCGCCGCCAAAATCTGTTGGATCATCATCTTCGATCCCAGTAGCTTTGCTTTCGTCTCTGTTTATAGCCAACTCGATATTCACCTTCTTCAGCTCAATCGGATCCCACGATCGGGTCGGGTCAATGATCCAGTTACAGATCCTAGCTGTGGCAGTACTATTCCTAGTATACGCCATACTAACATATCTGGTCAACAACTCCAAAAACGCAGTCTTTGTTTCTCTACCGTCTTCGATTACGACTCTGTTGCTTCTCTTCGGCTTCGTCGAGGAGTTCTTGATGTTCTACCTGCAAAAGAAAGATGTTTCTGGAATTGAGAATCGTTATTACGATCTCATGCTCGTACCCATTGCGATCTGCGTCTTCTCCACGGTTTTTGAGCTCAAATCTGACTCCAAAACGCATCGTTTCGCTAGATTAGGTCGTGGGATCGGTCTGATTCTGCAAGGAACTTGGTTTCTGCAAATGGGTATATCGTTTTTCACCGGTTTGATTTCTAATAACTGTTCGTTTCACGGGAAGAGCAGAGGCAATTTCACGATCAAATGCGAAGGACACGGTGATTATCATCGAGCCAAAGCTATAGCAACTCTTCAGTTTAACTGTCACTTGGCTTTGATGGTGGTTTTGGCTACTGCATTGTTCTCTGTTGTTGCTAACAAGAAAGGTTATCTCCGTGAAGATCACTCGAAATATAAACCTCTTGGAGCTGAGATGGAGAATTTAAGTACTTTCACTCTCgattctgatgaagaagacgagatTCGAGAAGAGGGACACGTTACTAAAGAAGCTGTTCTCAATGGAATCAGCTCACATGACTGA
- the LOC104744218 gene encoding CRM-domain containing factor CFM2, chloroplastic isoform X2, whose product MSVPVYQQPFPKASLPDRIFPPFTIPKTLISRCNVRRGNSFVVRSSSSSSDRRKTLPQSAIQRIAEKLRSLGFVEESHDSSPAATGEEYGKNNSPGEIFVPLPKQLPIHRVGHTIDTSWSTPSYPVPKPGSGTAISRYHELKRVWKKETEIERKKEVKVPSLAELTLPAAELRRLRSEGIRLTKKLKIGKAGITEGIVNGIHERWRTTEVVKIFCEDISRMNMKRTHDVLETKTGGLVIWRSGSKILLYRGVNYQYPYFVSDRDLAHDSSVETASGALSMDQGVVDSREKLSIAESSSLSVVSKTVKPLLIQGVGSPDKVRFQLPGEVQLVEEADQLLEGLGPRYTDWWAYDPLPVDGDLLPGVVPDYRRPFRLLPYGVSPKLTDDEMTTIRRLGRPLPCHFALGRNRNLQGLAVAIVKLWEKCELAKIAVKRGVQNTNSELMAEELKWLTGGTLISRDKDFIVLYRGKDFLPFAVSSAIEERRRQTMIMEKSSTHKMTENEEEIKPQAATDDTELDAEYKKDHLQTHQMKPRQPKSPEEILEKTSIKLSMALEKKAKAEKILAELESRESPQQSDIDKEGITDDEKYMLRKIGLKMKPFLLLGRRGVFDGTIENMHLHWKYRELVKIICNEHSIEAAYEVAEILEAESGGILVAVEIVSKGYAIIVYRGKNYERPPCLRPQTLLSKREALKRSVEAQRRKSLKLHVLKLSNNIDELNRQLVEDSVTNETWSDGESSTRVVQEETENQLIEPEKSREEIELGYSSDLSVSSSGEENWEDDSEGEVDTFTTSSHEHQEDESGSGLSQRHEGNSLDSTANISVLAESGSAKASSFHDRSVPGKSYLNAERKVPKQELGSSGGGSRISAQRERKNENDGLVTDLSNRERLILRKQALKMKKRPPFAVGRSNVVTGLARTLKMHFQKNHLAIVNVKGRAEGTSVQEVIAKLKEETGALLVSQEPSKVILYRGWGAEEEMKSFYPNNNVKNSINLTSSKSFVDDPPPVSPALIEAIRLECGL is encoded by the exons ATGTCGGTGCCGGTGTATCAGCAACCATTTCCCAAAGCTTCCTTACCAGATCGAATTTTCCCGCCATTTACAAttcccaaaaccctaatttcgcgATGCAATGTCCGTCGGGGGAACTCTTTCGTCGTCCGTAgtagctcctcctcctctgatCGGCGGAAGACGCTTCCTCAATCCGCAATCCAGAGAATCGCTGAGAAGCTTCGTAGCCTTGGATTCGTTGAAGAGAGTCATGATTCGTCGCCGGCGGCTACTGGAGAAGAATATGGTAAAAATAATTCACCAGGAGAGATATTCGTTCCGTTGCCTAAGCAGCTTCCGATTCACCGGGTCGGGCACACGATTGACACGAGCTGGAGCACGCCTAGCTACCCGGTTCCGAAGCCCGGGTCGGGTACTGCCATTTCCAGGTACCATGAGTTGAAGAGAGTGTGGAAGAAGGAAACGGAGATTGAAAGGAAGAAGGAGGTGAAGGTTCCGTCGTTGGCGGAACTGACATTACCGGCGGCGGAGCTGAGGCGGTTGAGGTCGGAGGGGATTAGGTTGACGAAGAAGCTGAAGATCGGAAAGGCTGGGATTACGGAAGGGATCGTGAATGGGATTCATGAGAGATGGAGGACGACGGAGGTTGTTAAGATCTTCTGCGAAGATATTTCCAGAATGAACATGAAACGTACTCATGACGTCTTGGAG ACGAAAACTGGAGGCTTGGTCATTTGGAGGTCTGGAAGCAAGATTTTGTTGTATAGAGGAGTAAATTATCAGTATCCTTATTTTGTGTCTGATCGGGATTTGGCACATGATTCTTCAGTGGAAACTGCTTCAGGAGCATTATCTATGGATCAGGGAGTGGTTGATAGTAGAGAGAAACTGAGTATTGCAGAATCTTCTTCATTGAGTGTTGTTAGTAAAACGGTTAAGCCTCTGTTAATACAAGGCGTTGGTTCTCCGGATAAGGTTCGGTTTCAATTACCCGGGGAAGTTCAGCTAGTAGAAGAAGCAGACCAATTGCTAGAAGGATTAGGTCCAAGGTACACTGACTGGTGGGCATATGATCCACTTCCAGTAGATGGTGATCTTCTGCCAGGCGTAGTACCTGACTACAGGAGACCATTTCGCCTTCTTCCATATGGCGTGAGTCCAAAACTAACTGATGATGAAATGACCACTATACGGAGACTTGGTAGACCACTCCCTTGCCATTTTGCTTTAG GTAGAAATAGAAATTTGCAGGGACTAGCTGTTGCAATTGTCAAGCTTTGGGAGAAATGTGAGCTTGCCAAGATAGCAGTGAAGAGAGGAGTGCAGAACACTAATAGCGAGCTGATGGCCGAAGAGTTAAAG TGGTTGACTGGAGGGACTTTGATATCTCGGGATAAAGATTTCATTGTCTTGTACAGAGGAAAGGATTTCCTCCCATTTGCAGTTTCTTCTGCAATAGAAGAGAGGAGAAGGCAAACCATGATCATGGAGAAATCAAGTACGCATAAGATGACTGAAAATGAAGAGGAAATAAAGCCTCAGGCTGCTACTGACGACACTGAGCTAGATGCTGAATATAAGAAGGATCATCTACAAACCCATCAAATGAAACCAAGACAGCCGAAATCTCCTGAGGAAATCCTTGAAAAAACTAGTATCAAGTTGTCCATG GCGTtagaaaagaaagcaaaggcAGAAAAAATTCTGGCGGAGCTGGAGAGTAGAGAGAGTCCTCAACAGTCTGATATCGACAAGGAGGGTATTACTGATGATGAAAAGTACATGCTACGGAAAATAGGCTTAAAAATGAAGCCTTTCCTTTTACTAG GTAGACGAGGCGTCTTTGATGGAACAATAGAGAACATGCATCTTCATTGGAAGTATAGGGAACTTGTGAAGATTATTTGTAATGAACATAGCATTGAAGCTGCTTACGAAGTAGCAGAAATCTTGGAAGCAGAAAGTGGTGGCATACTAGTTGCTGTGGAGATTGTGAGTAAGGGCTATGCAATTATTGTGTATCGTGGAAAGAATTATGAGCGGCCTCCATGTCTACGACCTCAAACACTTCTCAGTAAGAGAGAGGCGCTGAAGCGATCTGTGGAGGCACAACGTCGAAAG TCATTGAAGCTGCATGTGCTGAAACTTTCGAACAACATTGATGAATTGAACCGTCAGTTG GTCGAGGACAGTGTAACCAATGAAACATGGTCAGATGGGGAATCAAGTACCAGAGTG gtccaagaagaaacagaaaatcAGCTTATTGAACCTGAGAAGTCAAGAGAAGAAATTGAACTCGGCTATTCTTCTGACTTGTCAGTTTCTTCCTCTGGTGAAGAAAACTGGGAG GATGACAGCGAAGGTGAAGTAGACACATTTACTACGAGCAGTCATGAGCATCAAGAAGACGAATCTGGATCTGGCTTGTCTCAGAGACATGAGGGCAACTCTCTCGATTCAACTGCAAATATATCTGTGCTTGCGGAGAGCGGTTCTGCCAAGGCGTCTTCTTTTCATGATCGATCCGTT CCGGGAAAAAGCTACCTGAATGCTGAGAGAAAGGTACCTAAACAAGAACTGGGATCAAGTGGAGGTGGCTCACGAATCTCAGCtcagagagagaggaaaaacgAAAATGATGGGTTGGTCACAGATCTCTCCAATAGAGAAAGGCTCATTCTGAGAAAACAAGCCCTTAAGATGAAGAAGCGCCCACCCTTTGCAGTAG GAAGAAGCAACGTCGTAACCGGTTTAGCGAGAACACTGAAGATGCATTTTCAGAAAAACCATCTAGCAATCGTAAACGTCAAAGGGAGAGCCGAGGGAACATCAGTGCAAGAAGTCATCGCAAAGCTCAAG GAAGAAACAGGAGCACTTTTGGTGTCGCAGGAGCCAAGTAAAGTGATACTTTACAGAGGTTGGGGtgcagaagaagaaatgaaaagcTTCTACCCAAATAACAATGTCAAAAACTCCATAAATCTAACATCTTCAAAAAGCTTTGTTGATGATCCTCCTCCTGTGTCTCCTGCACTCATTGAAGCCATAAGACTTGAATGTGGATTGTAA
- the LOC104744218 gene encoding CRM-domain containing factor CFM2, chloroplastic isoform X1, translated as MSVPVYQQPFPKASLPDRIFPPFTIPKTLISRCNVRRGNSFVVRSSSSSSDRRKTLPQSAIQRIAEKLRSLGFVEESHDSSPAATGEEYGKNNSPGEIFVPLPKQLPIHRVGHTIDTSWSTPSYPVPKPGSGTAISRYHELKRVWKKETEIERKKEVKVPSLAELTLPAAELRRLRSEGIRLTKKLKIGKAGITEGIVNGIHERWRTTEVVKIFCEDISRMNMKRTHDVLETKTGGLVIWRSGSKILLYRGVNYQYPYFVSDRDLAHDSSVETASGALSMDQGVVDSREKLSIAESSSLSVVSKTVKPLLIQGVGSPDKVRFQLPGEVQLVEEADQLLEGLGPRYTDWWAYDPLPVDGDLLPGVVPDYRRPFRLLPYGVSPKLTDDEMTTIRRLGRPLPCHFALGRNRNLQGLAVAIVKLWEKCELAKIAVKRGVQNTNSELMAEELKWLTGGTLISRDKDFIVLYRGKDFLPFAVSSAIEERRRQTMIMEKSSTHKMTENEEEIKPQAATDDTELDAEYKKDHLQTHQMKPRQPKSPEEILEKTSIKLSMALEKKAKAEKILAELESRESPQQSDIDKEGITDDEKYMLRKIGLKMKPFLLLGRRGVFDGTIENMHLHWKYRELVKIICNEHSIEAAYEVAEILEAESGGILVAVEIVSKGYAIIVYRGKNYERPPCLRPQTLLSKREALKRSVEAQRRKSLKLHVLKLSNNIDELNRQLVEDSVTNETWSDGESSTRVVQEETENQLIEPEKSREEIELGYSSDLSVSSSGEENWEDDSEGEVDTFTTSSHEHQEDESGSGLSQRHEGNSLDSTANISVLAESGSAKASSFHDRSVPGKSYLNAERKVPKQELGSSGGGSRISAQRERKNENDGLVTDLSNRERLILRKQALKMKKRPPFAVGRSNVVTGLARTLKMHFQKNHLAIVNVKGRAEGTSVQEVIAKLKEETGALLVSQEPSKVILYRGWGAEEEMKSFYPNNNVKNSINLTSSKSFVDDPPPVSPALIEAIRLECGL; from the exons ATGTCGGTGCCGGTGTATCAGCAACCATTTCCCAAAGCTTCCTTACCAGATCGAATTTTCCCGCCATTTACAAttcccaaaaccctaatttcgcgATGCAATGTCCGTCGGGGGAACTCTTTCGTCGTCCGTAgtagctcctcctcctctgatCGGCGGAAGACGCTTCCTCAATCCGCAATCCAGAGAATCGCTGAGAAGCTTCGTAGCCTTGGATTCGTTGAAGAGAGTCATGATTCGTCGCCGGCGGCTACTGGAGAAGAATATGGTAAAAATAATTCACCAGGAGAGATATTCGTTCCGTTGCCTAAGCAGCTTCCGATTCACCGGGTCGGGCACACGATTGACACGAGCTGGAGCACGCCTAGCTACCCGGTTCCGAAGCCCGGGTCGGGTACTGCCATTTCCAGGTACCATGAGTTGAAGAGAGTGTGGAAGAAGGAAACGGAGATTGAAAGGAAGAAGGAGGTGAAGGTTCCGTCGTTGGCGGAACTGACATTACCGGCGGCGGAGCTGAGGCGGTTGAGGTCGGAGGGGATTAGGTTGACGAAGAAGCTGAAGATCGGAAAGGCTGGGATTACGGAAGGGATCGTGAATGGGATTCATGAGAGATGGAGGACGACGGAGGTTGTTAAGATCTTCTGCGAAGATATTTCCAGAATGAACATGAAACGTACTCATGACGTCTTGGAG ACGAAAACTGGAGGCTTGGTCATTTGGAGGTCTGGAAGCAAGATTTTGTTGTATAGAGGAGTAAATTATCAGTATCCTTATTTTGTGTCTGATCGGGATTTGGCACATGATTCTTCAGTGGAAACTGCTTCAGGAGCATTATCTATGGATCAGGGAGTGGTTGATAGTAGAGAGAAACTGAGTATTGCAGAATCTTCTTCATTGAGTGTTGTTAGTAAAACGGTTAAGCCTCTGTTAATACAAGGCGTTGGTTCTCCGGATAAGGTTCGGTTTCAATTACCCGGGGAAGTTCAGCTAGTAGAAGAAGCAGACCAATTGCTAGAAGGATTAGGTCCAAGGTACACTGACTGGTGGGCATATGATCCACTTCCAGTAGATGGTGATCTTCTGCCAGGCGTAGTACCTGACTACAGGAGACCATTTCGCCTTCTTCCATATGGCGTGAGTCCAAAACTAACTGATGATGAAATGACCACTATACGGAGACTTGGTAGACCACTCCCTTGCCATTTTGCTTTAG GTAGAAATAGAAATTTGCAGGGACTAGCTGTTGCAATTGTCAAGCTTTGGGAGAAATGTGAGCTTGCCAAGATAGCAGTGAAGAGAGGAGTGCAGAACACTAATAGCGAGCTGATGGCCGAAGAGTTAAAG TGGTTGACTGGAGGGACTTTGATATCTCGGGATAAAGATTTCATTGTCTTGTACAGAGGAAAGGATTTCCTCCCATTTGCAGTTTCTTCTGCAATAGAAGAGAG GAGAAGGCAAACCATGATCATGGAGAAATCAAGTACGCATAAGATGACTGAAAATGAAGAGGAAATAAAGCCTCAGGCTGCTACTGACGACACTGAGCTAGATGCTGAATATAAGAAGGATCATCTACAAACCCATCAAATGAAACCAAGACAGCCGAAATCTCCTGAGGAAATCCTTGAAAAAACTAGTATCAAGTTGTCCATG GCGTtagaaaagaaagcaaaggcAGAAAAAATTCTGGCGGAGCTGGAGAGTAGAGAGAGTCCTCAACAGTCTGATATCGACAAGGAGGGTATTACTGATGATGAAAAGTACATGCTACGGAAAATAGGCTTAAAAATGAAGCCTTTCCTTTTACTAG GTAGACGAGGCGTCTTTGATGGAACAATAGAGAACATGCATCTTCATTGGAAGTATAGGGAACTTGTGAAGATTATTTGTAATGAACATAGCATTGAAGCTGCTTACGAAGTAGCAGAAATCTTGGAAGCAGAAAGTGGTGGCATACTAGTTGCTGTGGAGATTGTGAGTAAGGGCTATGCAATTATTGTGTATCGTGGAAAGAATTATGAGCGGCCTCCATGTCTACGACCTCAAACACTTCTCAGTAAGAGAGAGGCGCTGAAGCGATCTGTGGAGGCACAACGTCGAAAG TCATTGAAGCTGCATGTGCTGAAACTTTCGAACAACATTGATGAATTGAACCGTCAGTTG GTCGAGGACAGTGTAACCAATGAAACATGGTCAGATGGGGAATCAAGTACCAGAGTG gtccaagaagaaacagaaaatcAGCTTATTGAACCTGAGAAGTCAAGAGAAGAAATTGAACTCGGCTATTCTTCTGACTTGTCAGTTTCTTCCTCTGGTGAAGAAAACTGGGAG GATGACAGCGAAGGTGAAGTAGACACATTTACTACGAGCAGTCATGAGCATCAAGAAGACGAATCTGGATCTGGCTTGTCTCAGAGACATGAGGGCAACTCTCTCGATTCAACTGCAAATATATCTGTGCTTGCGGAGAGCGGTTCTGCCAAGGCGTCTTCTTTTCATGATCGATCCGTT CCGGGAAAAAGCTACCTGAATGCTGAGAGAAAGGTACCTAAACAAGAACTGGGATCAAGTGGAGGTGGCTCACGAATCTCAGCtcagagagagaggaaaaacgAAAATGATGGGTTGGTCACAGATCTCTCCAATAGAGAAAGGCTCATTCTGAGAAAACAAGCCCTTAAGATGAAGAAGCGCCCACCCTTTGCAGTAG GAAGAAGCAACGTCGTAACCGGTTTAGCGAGAACACTGAAGATGCATTTTCAGAAAAACCATCTAGCAATCGTAAACGTCAAAGGGAGAGCCGAGGGAACATCAGTGCAAGAAGTCATCGCAAAGCTCAAG GAAGAAACAGGAGCACTTTTGGTGTCGCAGGAGCCAAGTAAAGTGATACTTTACAGAGGTTGGGGtgcagaagaagaaatgaaaagcTTCTACCCAAATAACAATGTCAAAAACTCCATAAATCTAACATCTTCAAAAAGCTTTGTTGATGATCCTCCTCCTGTGTCTCCTGCACTCATTGAAGCCATAAGACTTGAATGTGGATTGTAA